Proteins encoded within one genomic window of Methanothrix harundinacea 6Ac:
- a CDS encoding 30S ribosomal protein S17: MRDVGLGVKSPEKACDDPKCPFHGELSVRGQVFDGKVVSDKMTDTVVVLREFERKMTKYDRYEKRRSKLHAHNPPCLKAKVGDVVKVAECRPLSKTKSFVVVEVVR; this comes from the coding sequence ATGAGGGATGTCGGACTGGGCGTCAAGTCCCCTGAAAAGGCCTGTGACGATCCAAAATGTCCCTTTCATGGAGAGCTTTCCGTTCGCGGTCAGGTCTTTGACGGAAAGGTGGTCAGCGACAAGATGACCGATACAGTGGTGGTCCTGCGAGAGTTCGAGAGGAAGATGACGAAGTACGACAGGTACGAGAAGAGGCGGTCGAAGCTCCACGCCCACAACCCCCCCTGCCTTAAGGCCAAGGTCGGCGACGTCGTCAAGGTCGCCGAATGCAGGCCCCTCAGCAAGACC
- the rnp1 gene encoding ribonuclease P protein component 1, with translation MITPENLVRHELIGLPVEVARGTNPAQAGISGRVVDETRNTFLIETRSGVKCVPKSCNCFIFTLSQGLKVKAEGSVLVSQPENRINKKIRRSRWKL, from the coding sequence ATGATCACTCCTGAGAATCTCGTCAGACATGAGCTCATTGGCCTTCCGGTGGAGGTTGCAAGGGGGACTAACCCCGCCCAGGCGGGAATCTCCGGCCGGGTCGTCGATGAGACCCGGAACACCTTTCTGATCGAGACCAGGAGCGGAGTGAAATGCGTTCCCAAGTCCTGCAACTGCTTCATTTTTACCCTGTCCCAGGGCCTGAAGGTGAAGGCAGAGGGCTCAGTTTTAGTCTCACAACCCGAAAACAGGATTAACAAAAAAATACGGAGATCGAGGTGGAAATTATGA
- the rpmC gene encoding 50S ribosomal protein L29: protein MAIFRVDELRNMSPEELGEELEKLKGELVRERGLVVSGGAPENPGRIREIKRSIARIKTIQKERATA from the coding sequence ATGGCGATATTCAGGGTCGATGAACTGAGGAACATGAGCCCCGAGGAGCTGGGGGAGGAGCTTGAGAAGCTAAAGGGCGAGCTCGTCCGCGAGCGGGGGCTCGTCGTCTCTGGGGGCGCCCCGGAGAACCCCGGCAGGATAAGGGAGATAAAGAGGTCCATAGCCAGGATCAAGACCATTCAGAAGGAGCGTGCAACGGCGTGA
- a CDS encoding 30S ribosomal protein S3, with amino-acid sequence MGVEKKFVEDGFTKALVHEYLSKELSRAGYGGMTMNRTPMGIQITVYAEKPGMVIGKGGKLIRKLTRDLDRNFRLDNPQIDVQDVGKAELNAQVVANRLASSLERGWYFRKAGQTTLRRVMESGALGCEIILSGKLTGPRSRVEKFLSGYVKHSGKPSQEIVDHGYAVAVKKLGTIGCQVRIVPPDAVPPDRFEIVPPSKEQAEEALPVEEKRDELEELLESGAEGAVEVTVEEMEIVEEEIPAEPAIEETPAEEPVFEEEASEEPAAESDEPISEEPVSAEPATEEEAPAEAASEEPKREG; translated from the coding sequence TTGGGCGTAGAGAAGAAATTTGTAGAGGACGGCTTCACCAAAGCCCTGGTCCACGAGTATCTCTCCAAGGAGCTCAGTCGGGCCGGATACGGCGGCATGACGATGAACAGGACCCCCATGGGGATCCAGATCACCGTCTATGCCGAAAAGCCTGGAATGGTCATCGGCAAGGGCGGCAAATTGATCCGAAAGCTCACCCGAGACCTGGACCGAAACTTCCGGCTGGACAACCCCCAGATCGACGTTCAGGACGTGGGAAAGGCCGAGCTGAACGCCCAGGTGGTGGCCAACAGGCTCGCCAGCTCCCTGGAGAGGGGCTGGTACTTCAGAAAGGCGGGCCAGACCACCTTGCGGAGGGTGATGGAGAGCGGTGCCCTCGGATGCGAGATAATCCTCAGCGGCAAGCTCACAGGACCGAGGTCGAGGGTCGAGAAGTTCCTCTCCGGCTACGTCAAGCATTCGGGGAAGCCCTCCCAGGAGATAGTCGACCACGGCTACGCCGTGGCGGTTAAGAAGCTCGGGACCATCGGATGCCAGGTGAGGATCGTCCCCCCCGACGCCGTGCCCCCCGACAGGTTCGAGATCGTGCCCCCCTCCAAGGAACAGGCTGAAGAGGCCCTTCCAGTGGAGGAGAAGAGGGACGAGCTGGAGGAACTCCTGGAGTCCGGGGCCGAGGGCGCCGTCGAGGTGACGGTCGAGGAGATGGAGATCGTCGAGGAGGAGATCCCCGCCGAGCCTGCCATCGAAGAGACCCCCGCCGAAGAGCCGGTTTTCGAGGAGGAGGCCTCCGAGGAGCCTGCTGCGGAATCCGACGAGCCGATCTCCGAAGAGCCGGTCTCCGCGGAACCGGCCACCGAGGAGGAGGCCCCCGCCGAGGCGGCCTCTGAAGAGCCGAAGAGAGAAGGGTGA
- a CDS encoding 50S ribosomal protein L22 — protein MGRLKYSIIPEKKEKSSRAMGTEHHISPKHALEICNAIRGMRAEAAKTYLEEVIAKKRPVPFKHHNKKVPHRHGLVGWDAGRYPQKAAKAVLGVLVNATSNAEYKGLDPAGMKITHVSTKQGRTLRGWMPRAMGRATPKDTETVSIEMILTEVS, from the coding sequence TTGGGACGACTGAAATATTCCATCATCCCTGAAAAAAAGGAGAAGTCATCCAGGGCGATGGGCACGGAACATCACATCTCGCCCAAGCACGCTCTGGAGATCTGCAACGCCATCCGGGGTATGAGGGCCGAGGCGGCGAAGACATACCTGGAAGAGGTGATCGCCAAGAAGAGGCCGGTCCCCTTCAAGCATCACAACAAGAAGGTTCCCCACCGGCACGGCCTCGTCGGATGGGACGCCGGCAGGTACCCCCAGAAGGCGGCGAAGGCCGTCTTGGGCGTCCTGGTCAACGCCACCAGCAACGCCGAGTACAAAGGGCTGGACCCCGCCGGGATGAAGATAACCCACGTCTCCACCAAACAGGGGAGGACCCTCCGGGGCTGGATGCCCAGGGCCATGGGGAGAGCCACCCCCAAGGATACGGAGACGGTCTCTATAGAGATGATATTGACCGAGGTGAGCTGA
- a CDS encoding 30S ribosomal protein S19: MARKSGSRLPKRKEEFTYRGLKTEDLNKLSTEEFMELLPSRQRRRLKRGLTKDHKRLLSRVKDREVVRTHLRDMIVLPEMVGKTIEIYNGKAFNRVEIMPEMVGHYLGEYSLTRARVTHGSAGVGATRSSKFVPLK, encoded by the coding sequence TTGGCTAGGAAATCAGGATCAAGGCTTCCGAAGAGGAAAGAGGAGTTCACCTACCGCGGCCTCAAGACCGAGGATCTGAACAAGCTCAGCACCGAGGAGTTCATGGAGCTTCTCCCCTCGAGGCAGCGGAGAAGGCTGAAGAGGGGCCTGACCAAGGATCACAAGAGGCTCCTCTCCAGGGTAAAGGACCGGGAAGTGGTGAGGACCCATCTCCGGGACATGATAGTCCTTCCCGAGATGGTGGGGAAGACGATCGAGATTTATAACGGCAAGGCCTTCAACCGGGTCGAGATCATGCCGGAGATGGTCGGCCATTACCTCGGCGAGTACTCCCTGACGAGAGCAAGGGTAACTCACGGCAGCGCCGGCGTTGGCGCCACCCGATCGAGCAAGTTCGTGCCGTTGAAGTGA
- a CDS encoding 50S ribosomal protein L2, with protein MGHRLIQQNRGRGTPTYRAPSHKFRAELKHVKVDQDQTVLGVVKEIVHDPARCAPVARVVLDNDEERYILVPEGVYVGQEIACGASAEIKPGNSLPLAEIPEGIPICNIESNPRAGGQFARSSGVYGILIAHDVGKTVVQLPSGEMKWLNPQCMATIGVVAGGGRTDKPFVKAGKKYHKMKSKAGKYPRVRGVAMNVVDHPFGGGGWQHPGRPKTVSRNTPPGRKVGSIAARRTGKR; from the coding sequence ATGGGGCACAGATTAATACAACAGAACCGAGGTCGAGGAACCCCGACTTACCGGGCACCCTCTCACAAGTTCAGGGCAGAGCTGAAGCACGTCAAGGTGGACCAGGACCAGACCGTCCTGGGGGTCGTCAAGGAGATAGTCCACGATCCCGCCCGGTGCGCCCCGGTGGCGAGGGTGGTCCTCGACAACGATGAGGAGAGGTACATCCTCGTCCCAGAGGGGGTATACGTCGGCCAGGAGATCGCCTGCGGCGCCTCTGCCGAGATCAAGCCCGGAAACTCCCTCCCCCTGGCGGAGATCCCCGAGGGGATCCCGATCTGCAACATCGAGTCGAACCCCCGGGCCGGCGGCCAGTTCGCCCGATCCAGCGGGGTCTACGGCATCCTCATCGCCCACGACGTCGGAAAGACCGTAGTCCAGCTCCCCAGTGGAGAGATGAAGTGGCTCAACCCCCAGTGCATGGCGACGATAGGCGTCGTCGCTGGCGGCGGCAGGACCGACAAGCCCTTCGTGAAGGCTGGAAAAAAGTACCACAAGATGAAGTCCAAGGCTGGCAAGTATCCGAGGGTAAGAGGCGTGGCCATGAACGTGGTGGACCACCCCTTCGGTGGCGGCGGATGGCAGCATCCAGGAAGGCCCAAGACCGTCAGCAGGAACACACCCCCCGGTCGTAAGGTCGGGTCCATTGCGGCCAGAAGGACCGGAAAGCGTTGA
- a CDS encoding 50S ribosomal protein L23, whose amino-acid sequence MVIKSPFITEKVTNMIDSDNTMEFLVEIGANKKEIKEELERLYDVEVISVRTMITSKGEKKAAVKLAGEGSANELATTLGLL is encoded by the coding sequence ATGGTCATTAAGAGTCCGTTCATCACGGAGAAGGTCACGAACATGATCGACTCCGATAACACCATGGAGTTCCTGGTGGAGATCGGCGCAAACAAGAAAGAGATCAAGGAGGAGCTGGAGAGGCTCTACGACGTAGAAGTGATCTCCGTCAGGACTATGATCACCTCCAAGGGCGAGAAGAAAGCGGCGGTGAAGCTGGCCGGAGAAGGGAGCGCTAACGAGCTGGCCACCACCCTGGGACTATTGTGA
- the rpl4p gene encoding 50S ribosomal protein L4: MKAKVIDLSGNEVGDMDLPSVFDEEFRPDLIKRAVLAAQANRLQPYGPSDLAGLKTSALSWGTGRGASRVPRILNGRRAARVPQAKGGRRAHPPKPQTDRTEKVNAKERRKAIRSAIAATANADLVRGRGHLFSGEPIVVAKDDLEGVEKTAEVRKFLAACGRWDDVMRAKDGKTVRAGRGKMRGRRYKQPKSLLIVAGREGGLIRASRNLPGVDVTTVDRLNVELLAPGTHAGRLTVWTESSLRWLGETYGH; this comes from the coding sequence ATGAAGGCTAAAGTAATCGATCTATCCGGAAATGAGGTCGGAGATATGGACTTGCCATCGGTCTTCGACGAGGAGTTCCGGCCCGATCTCATAAAGAGGGCGGTGCTGGCGGCCCAGGCCAACCGGCTCCAGCCCTACGGTCCGAGCGATCTCGCAGGCCTCAAGACCTCTGCCCTCTCCTGGGGAACGGGGCGCGGCGCTTCCCGAGTCCCGAGGATCCTGAACGGAAGGCGGGCTGCGAGGGTCCCCCAGGCCAAGGGCGGCAGGAGAGCCCACCCCCCGAAGCCCCAGACGGACAGGACCGAGAAGGTGAACGCTAAGGAGCGGAGGAAGGCGATCCGATCGGCGATAGCCGCCACCGCGAACGCCGACCTCGTCCGGGGGAGGGGCCACCTCTTCTCAGGCGAGCCGATCGTCGTCGCCAAAGACGACCTCGAAGGAGTCGAGAAGACGGCGGAGGTCAGAAAGTTCCTGGCGGCCTGCGGCCGGTGGGACGACGTCATGAGGGCGAAAGACGGGAAGACCGTCAGGGCCGGCAGAGGCAAGATGCGAGGAAGAAGGTACAAGCAGCCGAAGAGCCTGCTGATAGTGGCGGGCCGAGAGGGCGGGCTGATTAGGGCCTCGCGAAACCTTCCGGGCGTCGACGTCACCACCGTCGATAGGCTGAACGTCGAGCTTTTGGCCCCCGGAACCCACGCCGGAAGGCTCACCGTCTGGACAGAATCCTCTCTGAGGTGGCTGGGTGAGACCTATGGTCATTAA
- a CDS encoding 50S ribosomal protein L3 produces MATIHRPRRGSLAFSPRKRAKSQVPRTRYWAAGEEKARMDGFAGYKAGMTHIIMIDDKPNSLTEGMEISVPVTILETPPLSIAALRVYEKYNGGVRAAGEAWSDKLDPSLARSITVPKNKRGAAIDEIGAIIEDMEELRLIAHTNPKLLTGVPKKNPDLMEIQVNGGNIANQFELAKSLLGSSVPISSIFSPGSIIDVSAITKGKGVQGPVKRWGINLQKRKHSRGGKRRHIGNLGPWNPHHVRWTVPLLGQMGYHQRTEFNKRVLAIGSDGGAITPDGGFPGYGIIRGEYAILSGSVPGPSKRLVRMRSAVRAKDADLKTPQVLYVSRDSKQGL; encoded by the coding sequence ATGGCAACCATACACCGACCAAGGCGAGGTTCGCTGGCCTTCAGCCCCCGAAAGCGGGCTAAGAGCCAGGTCCCCAGGACGAGATACTGGGCCGCTGGCGAGGAGAAGGCCAGAATGGACGGTTTTGCCGGTTACAAGGCCGGCATGACCCATATCATCATGATCGACGACAAGCCCAACAGCCTCACCGAGGGGATGGAGATCAGCGTCCCGGTGACGATCCTGGAGACGCCACCCCTGAGCATAGCCGCCCTTCGCGTCTACGAGAAGTACAACGGCGGCGTGAGGGCTGCGGGAGAGGCCTGGTCCGATAAGCTGGACCCATCCCTGGCACGGTCGATCACCGTCCCCAAGAACAAGAGGGGAGCCGCCATCGACGAGATCGGGGCGATAATTGAAGATATGGAAGAGCTGCGATTGATCGCTCACACCAACCCCAAGCTTCTGACGGGGGTACCCAAGAAGAATCCAGACCTGATGGAGATCCAGGTGAACGGCGGCAACATCGCCAACCAGTTCGAGCTGGCAAAGAGCCTCCTCGGATCCTCGGTTCCGATCTCCAGCATCTTCAGCCCCGGATCGATCATCGACGTCTCCGCCATCACCAAAGGGAAGGGAGTCCAGGGCCCCGTCAAGCGGTGGGGTATCAACCTTCAGAAGAGGAAGCACTCCCGGGGCGGCAAGCGGAGGCACATAGGCAACCTGGGCCCCTGGAACCCCCACCACGTCAGGTGGACCGTCCCCCTCCTGGGCCAGATGGGCTACCACCAGAGGACCGAGTTCAATAAAAGGGTCCTGGCGATCGGATCCGACGGCGGCGCCATCACCCCCGATGGCGGATTTCCTGGATACGGGATCATCCGGGGGGAGTACGCCATCCTCAGCGGCAGCGTCCCGGGCCCCAGCAAGAGGCTGGTCAGGATGAGGTCCGCAGTCAGAGCCAAGGACGCCGACCTGAAGACGCCCCAGGTCCTCTACGTCAGCAGAGACTCCAAGCAGGGATTGTGA
- a CDS encoding putative RNA uridine N3 methyltransferase has product MIGGCETSILIPSSATMESRDERVRTLKVGMIARAAAVFRVDRIVIYRDEEFDDSRFISRVLQYAETPQYLRKRLFPRERALRYVGILPPLRTPHHPKSSKVSTLKVGEYRVGLVVDEVGSDDGAWVEIGVERPLPLRTAKRFSAGQRLNVRVFSLKPLAAEPVDRSEIPHYWGYETEVIPDLDEHVRSSGRLVVATSRLGTPATPDLLARVVRQGQGRGLELVYGSPARGVDAFLSSETMEGCCVINTIPHQGTETVRLEEAIFATLSQVNLMRSLEG; this is encoded by the coding sequence ATGATCGGTGGCTGCGAGACGTCCATCTTGATCCCGTCCTCAGCGACGATGGAGTCGCGGGACGAGCGGGTACGCACCCTCAAGGTGGGCATGATCGCAAGAGCAGCTGCGGTATTTCGGGTGGATCGGATAGTCATATATCGCGACGAGGAGTTCGACGACTCCCGGTTCATATCCCGGGTCCTGCAGTACGCAGAGACGCCCCAGTACCTCCGAAAGAGGCTCTTTCCTCGGGAGAGGGCCCTGAGGTACGTCGGCATCCTGCCGCCGCTGCGCACCCCTCATCATCCCAAAAGCTCAAAGGTTTCAACGCTCAAGGTCGGCGAGTATCGAGTAGGTTTAGTAGTCGACGAAGTGGGATCTGACGACGGCGCATGGGTGGAGATAGGTGTTGAGCGCCCTTTGCCCCTCAGAACCGCGAAGCGGTTTTCTGCTGGGCAGCGTCTGAACGTCAGAGTCTTTTCGCTGAAACCCCTCGCCGCGGAGCCTGTAGACCGATCGGAGATACCCCATTACTGGGGCTACGAGACCGAGGTCATCCCGGACCTGGACGAGCACGTCCGCTCGAGCGGGCGGCTGGTGGTGGCCACGTCCAGATTGGGGACGCCAGCAACCCCAGACCTCCTCGCGCGGGTGGTCCGCCAGGGCCAAGGGCGAGGTCTGGAACTGGTCTACGGATCGCCCGCTCGCGGCGTTGATGCGTTCTTGAGCAGCGAAACGATGGAAGGATGTTGCGTGATTAACACCATACCGCATCAGGGAACCGAGACGGTGAGGCTCGAAGAGGCGATATTCGCCACCCTCTCCCAGGTCAACCTGATGCGATCACTGGAGGGCTAA
- a CDS encoding toll/interleukin-1 receptor domain-containing protein: MITKVYITHSEEDEPLARELAEALWRVGLESFVAIYRRARGISPGERVRFGIRHCDCVIALLTLDGVVSPRVNQEIGFAAGIDQLVIPLLEKEAELPVMIRHLKPITFSREGYSDALGEVILNMRDLTDLEWLKIKCPLCGEEMTQYLPPQELVERAVLAGTGLDTICTYCESALTLDPRTFKPIH; the protein is encoded by the coding sequence ATGATCACAAAAGTCTACATCACCCACTCTGAGGAGGACGAGCCCCTCGCCCGGGAGCTCGCCGAGGCCCTCTGGCGGGTCGGCCTCGAGAGCTTCGTCGCCATCTACCGGCGGGCCCGCGGGATCTCTCCAGGGGAGAGGGTGAGGTTTGGGATCCGCCACTGTGACTGCGTCATCGCGCTGCTTACTTTGGACGGCGTCGTATCCCCAAGGGTAAACCAGGAGATCGGCTTCGCCGCCGGGATCGACCAATTGGTGATCCCCCTCCTGGAGAAGGAGGCGGAGCTCCCCGTCATGATAAGGCACCTCAAGCCGATTACATTCAGCCGGGAGGGCTACTCCGACGCCCTCGGCGAGGTGATACTAAATATGCGGGACCTCACGGACCTCGAGTGGCTGAAGATAAAGTGCCCCCTCTGCGGCGAGGAGATGACCCAGTACCTCCCGCCCCAGGAGCTGGTGGAGAGGGCGGTCCTGGCCGGGACGGGCCTCGACACGATCTGCACCTACTGCGAGAGCGCCCTCACCCTCGACCCCCGGACCTTCAAGCCCATCCATTGA
- a CDS encoding GNAT family N-acetyltransferase codes for MDLELEPISSEDREEIVEIFNFYVDNSFAAFPEDRVPGKFFDLLMEASRGYPAFVARGARGQVLGFGLLRSHHPMPAFSRTAEITIFVHPESRGMGIGRSLALRLIDEAKGRGITSILAGISSRNDGSIAFHRRLGFRERGRFKAIGRKWGEDFDVVWMQRTL; via the coding sequence ATGGACTTGGAGCTTGAACCGATATCCTCGGAGGATCGTGAAGAGATAGTCGAGATCTTCAACTTCTACGTCGATAACAGCTTCGCCGCCTTCCCGGAAGATCGGGTGCCTGGGAAGTTCTTCGACCTCCTGATGGAGGCCTCTAGGGGCTATCCCGCCTTTGTCGCCAGGGGCGCCAGGGGGCAGGTCCTCGGTTTTGGGCTCCTCCGCTCCCACCATCCCATGCCCGCCTTCTCCCGGACCGCCGAGATCACCATCTTCGTCCATCCTGAATCCCGGGGGATGGGGATAGGCAGATCTTTGGCTCTCCGGCTCATCGATGAGGCGAAGGGGAGAGGCATCACCTCTATCCTCGCCGGCATCTCCTCCCGAAACGATGGGAGCATCGCCTTCCACCGACGGCTGGGGTTCCGAGAACGCGGTCGGTTCAAGGCGATCGGGAGGAAGTGGGGTGAGGACTTTGACGTCGTATGGATGCAGAGGACCCTTTAA
- a CDS encoding TRAM domain-containing protein, producing MYGNTRGSFGASGFGPSAPVETGKEYDVEIEDISKQGDGIARIEGFVIFVPETGVGDKTKIMVDKVMQRFAIAHKV from the coding sequence TTGTACGGTAATACTAGAGGCTCTTTTGGCGCCAGCGGTTTTGGTCCCTCTGCGCCGGTGGAGACTGGAAAGGAATATGATGTTGAGATCGAGGACATATCAAAGCAGGGCGACGGCATAGCCAGGATCGAGGGTTTCGTCATCTTCGTCCCGGAGACCGGCGTTGGCGACAAGACCAAAATTATGGTCGATAAGGTCATGCAAAGGTTCGCTATCGCCCACAAGGTCTGA
- a CDS encoding PaaI family thioesterase has translation MTEEIFEAIRRRVAEEPYAEKMGLKLVEVAEGYALVEMRFTEEMENIFGMAHGGAIFSLIDEAFEVASNSHGTVSVALSMSVTYVSSPKKGETLQAEAEEVSRSNRVATYDIRVKTAGGDLIAICQALVYRKRDPLPFI, from the coding sequence ATGACCGAAGAGATATTCGAGGCGATCCGAAGGAGGGTCGCAGAAGAGCCCTACGCTGAAAAGATGGGGCTCAAACTGGTGGAGGTGGCCGAAGGGTACGCCCTTGTTGAGATGAGGTTCACCGAAGAGATGGAGAACATCTTCGGGATGGCCCACGGCGGAGCCATCTTCTCCCTCATCGACGAGGCCTTCGAGGTGGCCTCAAACTCCCACGGGACCGTCTCCGTCGCCCTCAGCATGAGCGTCACTTACGTCAGCTCCCCCAAGAAGGGGGAGACCCTCCAGGCCGAGGCCGAAGAGGTGAGCAGGTCGAACCGGGTTGCGACCTACGATATCCGGGTCAAGACCGCCGGCGGCGACCTCATCGCTATCTGCCAGGCCCTAGTTTACAGAAAACGGGACCCTCTGCCGTTTATCTGA
- a CDS encoding GNAT family N-acetyltransferase translates to MKPRRPETEKSSISIRKYLKPGDIGMVIHLHGVVYSEEQGWDETFDGYVAGPIARFATSRSERERIWIVEVEKAGEGRVVGSAAVVKASEEEAQLRWLLLAPEVRGLGLGRRLAEEAVEFSRSVGYPSIFLWTVRGLEAAESLYESLGFEETEEKTSEIWGGVVTEVRYDLKL, encoded by the coding sequence ATGAAGCCGAGGCGGCCAGAGACGGAGAAATCTTCGATCTCGATCCGAAAGTATCTCAAGCCAGGGGACATCGGGATGGTGATCCACCTTCACGGGGTCGTCTACTCCGAGGAGCAGGGGTGGGACGAGACCTTCGACGGCTACGTCGCGGGGCCGATCGCCAGGTTTGCTACATCCCGGTCGGAGCGGGAGAGGATCTGGATCGTCGAGGTGGAGAAGGCTGGGGAGGGACGGGTCGTCGGGTCCGCTGCCGTCGTCAAGGCCTCCGAGGAGGAGGCCCAGCTCCGGTGGCTCCTCCTCGCCCCGGAGGTGAGGGGGCTCGGCCTCGGCCGGAGGCTGGCGGAGGAGGCGGTGGAGTTCTCCCGATCCGTCGGGTACCCCTCCATATTCCTCTGGACCGTCCGGGGCCTGGAGGCGGCAGAGAGCCTCTACGAATCCCTCGGCTTTGAAGAGACCGAGGAGAAGACCTCCGAGATCTGGGGCGGGGTCGTCACCGAGGTGAGGTACGACCTCAAGCTCTGA
- a CDS encoding winged helix-turn-helix domain-containing protein — MDIDFGPPDGDPPEGGGGEARWWDSAEGHRFALEVLQLRARRAILKMVDEGAGSPEEIAEKLGIDGGLAAFHLAMLERALVVEAVDGVYRSTPTGRLYIERVEAPPSEGPDRS, encoded by the coding sequence GTGGATATTGACTTTGGCCCACCCGATGGCGACCCGCCCGAGGGGGGCGGGGGGGAGGCGCGCTGGTGGGATTCGGCCGAAGGGCACAGGTTCGCCCTGGAGGTCCTCCAGCTGAGGGCGAGGAGGGCCATATTGAAGATGGTCGACGAAGGCGCCGGCTCCCCGGAGGAGATCGCCGAGAAGTTGGGGATCGATGGGGGCCTTGCCGCCTTCCACCTCGCGATGCTGGAGAGGGCCCTGGTCGTCGAGGCCGTCGATGGCGTCTACAGGTCCACCCCCACCGGTCGGCTCTATATCGAGAGGGTCGAGGCACCGCCCTCTGAAGGCCCGGACCGTTCCTGA
- a CDS encoding CDP-alcohol phosphatidyltransferase family protein — MLKSRLVDGEKVDRRLARLARLGLSPNAWTGLALAVALGGFVALWRGQLLPGLLLFLVSGGLDVVDGAVARTTGRTSVAGAFLDGVLDRYVEALLILGLLFYIGPEAEFIIPMSGWIAALIFGAVMTSFVRAYADHRGLVKDQAVLAKEMGGLLERAERLILIYAGMIGALLFGESWLFGAIAIAAVLSNLTAVQRICIAMKYAGGVQPRADKKRKRTV; from the coding sequence ATGCTCAAGTCCCGTCTGGTGGATGGAGAGAAGGTGGATAGGAGGCTGGCCCGCCTCGCCCGCCTCGGCCTCTCCCCCAACGCCTGGACCGGCCTCGCCCTGGCCGTCGCCCTCGGCGGCTTCGTAGCCCTCTGGAGAGGCCAGCTCCTCCCCGGCCTCCTTCTCTTCCTGGTATCGGGGGGCCTGGACGTCGTCGATGGGGCGGTGGCGAGGACGACCGGCCGGACCTCCGTGGCCGGTGCCTTCCTCGACGGCGTCCTCGACAGGTACGTCGAGGCTCTCCTGATTCTGGGGCTTCTATTCTATATCGGCCCCGAGGCCGAGTTCATCATCCCCATGAGCGGCTGGATCGCGGCCCTCATCTTCGGTGCCGTCATGACCTCCTTCGTCCGGGCCTACGCCGACCACCGGGGCCTCGTCAAGGACCAGGCCGTCCTGGCGAAGGAGATGGGCGGGCTCCTGGAGAGGGCGGAGAGGCTGATCCTCATCTACGCCGGGATGATCGGAGCCCTTCTATTCGGAGAAAGCTGGCTTTTTGGGGCGATTGCCATCGCCGCCGTCCTCTCCAACCTCACCGCAGTCCAGCGGATATGCATCGCGATGAAGTACGCTGGGGGGGTCCAGCCCCGGGCTGATAAAAAGAGAAAAAGGACGGTCTGA